In a single window of the Nicotiana tomentosiformis chromosome 8, ASM39032v3, whole genome shotgun sequence genome:
- the LOC138897870 gene encoding uncharacterized protein, whose product MTNLKKQELDLSTYLGQVHAVMEEFEKLMPVSTSVEKQQEQQQKMFLVLTLDGLPNDLDSVHDQILASPIVSTVDKLFSRLLRLNATPSHLMISSQTLDSSSSTLGPWVMDSGASDHISGNKLLLSNIVYSQSLPTVTLANRFQTKAKGVGQANPLSSVTLDSVLYVHVCPFNLASDYITGQTIGIGRESEGLYYLDSLNRSTACLVTDPPNLIHNCLGHPSLSKLQKMKGYRCYSPDLRRYLMLADVTFFESKPFFTSSDHLYIYEVLLIPTFEEFTIAPLPSAIKGLPIPTIEESGIAPPRFPATETPLLTYHHRPRPISGPADPRPAPDPAPTADLPLPSTPIALRKGEAVSHLGWRQAMIEEMSALHMSVKVGPDIQVDRLKAHLVAKGYTQIFGLDYSDTLSFIDKIVSVRLFLSMVVVCHWPLYQPDIKNAFLHGDLEDEVYM is encoded by the exons ATGACGAATTTGAAGAAACAGGAATTGGATTTGTCGACTTACTTGGGACAAGTACATGCAGTCATGgaagaatttgagaagttgatgccagtttctaCTAGTGTTGAAAAGCAACAAGAGCAACAACAAAAGATGTTTCTAGTTCTTACACTCgatggacttcctaatgatcttgattcagtgcatgatcagattttggctagtccgatTGTCTCTACAGTTGATAAATTGTTCTCTCGATTACTTCGCCTTAATGCAACACCAAGTCACCTAATGATTTCATCACAGACACTTGACTCCTCT TCTAGTACCCTTGgaccatgggtcatggactcaggCGCTTCTGATCATATCTCTGGTAATAAATTACTTTTGTCGAATATTGtgtattcacagtctcttcccactgttactttagctaATAGGTTTCAAACTaaagcaaaaggagttggacaagctaatcccctATCTTCTGTCACTCTAGATTCCGTCCTTTATGTCCATGTCTGTCCTTTTAatcttgcatct gactaCATTACGGGACAGACGATTGGCATAGGGCGTGAGTCAGAAGGTCTTTACTATCTTGACTCACTAAATCGCTCCACagcatgtctagttacagatcctccaaACCTAATTCACAATtgtttaggacatccgagtttatccaagcttcagaagatg AAAGGATATCGTTGTTACTCACctgatcttcgtaggtaccttatgttagctgacgtcacattttttgagtctaaacctttctttacctcttCTGACCACCTTTATATATATGAGGTCTTACttataccgacctttgaggaaTTTACTATAGCTCCTCTACCGTCTGCCATAAAGGGCTTACCCATACCAACCATTGAAGAGTCTGGTATTGCTCCTCCTAGATTCCCAGCCACAgaaacaccactcttgacttatcatcatcGTCCACGCCCTATATCAGGCCCAGCTGATCcacgtcctgcacctgaccctgctcctacTGCGGATTTGCCTcttcctagtacaccgattgcacttcgaaAAG GTGAAGCAGTGTCTCATCTAGGATGGCGACAAGCTATGATTGaagagatgtctgctttacatatgagtg tcaaagttggtccggatatccaggttgatcgacttaaggcccatCTTGTTGctaaaggatatactcagatatttgggctcgattacagtgataccttaTCTTTTATTGATAAAATAGtatcagtccgcctttttctatccatggttgTTGTTTGCCATTGGCCTCTCTATCAGCcggacattaagaatgcttttcttcaCGGTGACCTTGAGGATGAAGTTTATATGTAG
- the LOC104102328 gene encoding elongation factor 2 has protein sequence MVKFTAEELRNIMDFKHNIRNMSVIAHVDHGKSTLTDSLVAAAGIIAQEVAGDVRMTDTRADEAERGITIKSTGISLYYQMTDESLKNFKGERNGNEYLINLIDSPGHVDFSSEVTAALRITDGALVVVDCVEGVCVQTETVLRQALGERIRPVLTVNKMDRCFLELQVDGEEAYQTFSRVIENANVIMATYEDPLLGDVQVYPEKGTVAFSAGLHGWAFTLTNFAKMYASKFGVDESKMMERLWGENFFDPATKKWTTKNTGSATCKRGFVQFCYEPIKQIINTCMNDQKDKLWPMLQKLGVTMKSEEKELMGKALMKRVMQTWLPASTALLEMMIFHLPSPSTAQRYRVENLYEGPLDDQYANAIRNCDPEGPLMLYVSKMIPASDKGRFFAFGRVFAGKVCTGMKVRIMGPNYVPGEKKDLYVKNVQRTVIWMGKKQETVEDVPCGNTVAMVGLDQFITKNATLTNEKEVEAHPIRAMKFSVSPVVRVAVQCKLASDLPKLVEGLKRLAKSDPMVLCSIEESGEHIIAGAGELHLEICLKDLQDDFMGGAEIIVSDPVVSFRETVLEKSCRTVMSKSPNKHNRLYMEARPMEEGLAEAIDDGRIGPRDDPKVRSKILSEEFGWDKDLAKKIWCFGPETTGPNMVVDMCKGVQYLNEIKDSVVAGFQWASKEGALAEENMRGICFEVCDVVLHADAIHRGGGQVIPTARRVIYASQLTAKPRLLEPVYLVEIQAPEQALGGIYGVLNQKRGHVFEEMQRPGTPLYNIKAYLPVIESFGFSGTLRAATSGQAFPQCVFDHWDMMSSDPLDAGTQAHQLVLDIRKRKGLKQAVTPLSEFEDKL, from the exons ATGGTGAAGTTCACAGCTGAAGAGCTTAGAAACATTATGGACTTCAAGCATAACATTCGTAATATGTCTGTTATTGCACATGTGGACCATG GAAAATCTACCCTTACCGACTCTCTGGTGGCGGCTGCTGGTATTATTGCTCAGGAAGTTGCAGGTGATGTCAGAATGACAGATACACGTGCAGATGAAGCTGAGCGTGGTATCACCATCAAGTCCACTGGTATTTCACTATATTATCAGATGACTGATGAATCCTTGAAGAACTTCAAGGGAGAGAGAAATGGGAACGAGTACCTCATCAACCTCATTGATTCACCTGGGCACGTTGACTTCTCATCTGAAGTGACTGCTGCCCTTCGTATTACTGATGGTGCACTTGTTGTGGTTGACTGTGTAGAAGGTGTCTGTGTCCAGACAGAGACTGTGCTCCGTCAGGCCCTCGGTGAAAGGATTCGTCCTGTCTTGACTGTAAACAAGATGGACAGGTGTTTCCTTGAGCTTCAGGTTGATGGAGAGGAGGCTTATCAGACATTTTCCAGGGTTATTGAGAATGCTAATGTTATCATGGCTACATATGAGGATCCCCTTCTCGGTGATGTCCAGGTCTATCCCGAGAAAGGTACTGTTGCTTTCTCTGCTGGATTGCATGGGTGGGCTTTCACTCTCACCAACTTTGCCAAGATGTATGCTTCCAAGTTTGGAGTTGACGAGTCTAAGATGATGGAAAGGCTGTGGGGTGAGAACTTCTTTGACCCTGCCACCAAAAAGTGGACCACCAAAAACACCGGGTCTGCTACATGCAAGCGTGGGTTTGTTCAATTCTGTTATGAGCCAATCAAGCAGATTATTAACACTTGCATGAACGATCAAAAAGATAAGCTCTGGCCAATGTTGCAGAAGCTTGGTGTAACCATGAAATCTGAGGAGAAAGAGTTGATGGGCAAGGCACTGATGAAGCGTGTGATGCAGACCTGGCTTCCTGCAAGTACTGCTCTTCTGGAAATGATGATCTTTCATCTGCCATCTCCTTCCACAGCTCAAAGATACCGTGTGGAAAACCTGTACGAGGGACCTCTTGATGATCAATATGCCAATGCCATCAGGAACTGTGACCCAGAGGGGCCACTTATGCTTTATGTATCCAAAATGATTCCAGCATCAGACAAGGGTAGATTCTTTGCTTTTGGTCGTGTATTTGCTGGTAAGGTATGTACTGGTATGAAGGTCAGAATCATGGGTCCTAACTATGTACCTGGTGAAAAGAAAGATTTGTATGTTAAGAATGTGCAGAGAACTGTTATATGGATGGGTAAGAAGCAAGAAACAGTTGAGGATGTCCCTTGTGGTAACACTGTTGCCATGGTCGGTCTGGACCAATTTATTACCAAGAATGCAACATTGACCAATGAGAAGGAAGTCGAGGCCCATCCAATCAGAGCAATGAAGTTTTCTGTCTCACCAGTCGTGCGTGTTGCGGTTCAGTGCAAGCTTGCATCTGACCTTCCCAAGCTTGTCGAAGGGTTGAAGCGTCTGGCTAAGTCTGATCCTATGGTTCTTTGTTCTATTGAAGAGTCTGGAGAGCATATCATTGCTGGTGCTGGAGAACTCCACCTTGAGATCTGCTTGAAGGACTTGCAGGATGATTTCATGGGCGGTGCTGAGATTATAGTGTCTGATCCTGTTGTGTCCTTCCGTGAGACTGTACTTGAGAAGTCTTGTCGGACTGTGATGAGCAAGTCTCCTAACAAGCATAACCGTTTGTACATGGAAGCTAGACCCATGGAGGAAGGGCTTGCTGAGGCTATTGACGATGGACGTATTGGCCCTAGGGATGATCCCAAAGTTCGTTCCAAGATCTTGTCTGAGGAGTTTGGTTGGGACAAGGATCTTGCAAAGAAAATTTGGTGCTTTGGTCCAGAGACAACTGGTCCCAACATGGTGGTGGATATGTGTAAGGGAGTTCAGTACCTGAATGAAATTAAGGATTCTGTTGTTGCTGGTTTCCAGTGGGCTTCCAAGGAAGGTGCATTGGCTGAAGAGAACATGAGAGGTATTTGCTTTGAAGTCTGTGATGTTGTTCTTCATGCTGATGCTATTCACAGGGGTGGTGGCCAAGTTATTCCCACTGCTAGGAGGGTTATCTATGCATCTCAGCTTACCGCCAAGCCCCGCCTGTTGGAGCCGGTTTACCTTGTGGAGATTCAGGCTCCAGAGCAAGCCCTTGGTGGCATCTATGGTGTTCTGAACCAGAAGCGTGGACATGTGTTCGAGGAGATGCAGAGGCCAGGGACCCCTCTTTACAACATCAAGGCATACCTTCCTGTCATCGAGTCGTTTGGATTCTCAGGTACCTTGAGGGCAGCTACTTCTGGTCAAGCTTTCCCACAATGTGTGTTTGATCATTGGGACATGATGTCATCTGATCCATTG